From the genome of Sporocytophaga myxococcoides DSM 11118:
TTTAAAACTCCTGATTCTGTTCGGCATATTCATGCAGTTCAATATATAAGTCACCCAGATTTCCCATGGAAAAAACTAAGAGATGAAAAGAATGGACAATATGAAAAAGCCGTCACACCTGAGCCGGATCCTAATAACTGGTTTCATGCCAGAATCGAAGTGGGAGATAAAGAGGTAAAGGTATATGTAAATAATGCGACTAAATCTTCTTTGGTGGTAAATAAATTGAATGACAGAAAAACAGGAACGATAGGTTTATGGACTGGTGAAGGTTCCGGAGGAGAATTTGCTAATCTGACCATTACTTCAAATGATTAATTATTAAGAGTAAAAAATGATTAAAAAAGTCATATTATTTAATGTATTTATTTTCCGGGTATTGCTGGCATCAGCAGTACCCGGAATGCTTATATCCGGAGCAGATTCAACTCTTGGAGAGAGTTCAGAAAAGAAAGCAAAATTAAATGTTTTATTGATAACAGCTGATGACCTTGACAGGAATTCTCTGGGCTGTTATGGATCTTCAGTAAAAGACATTTCTCCTAATATAGATAAGTTTGCAGAGAGAGCGCTTCGATTTAATCATGCCTTTGTAAATGCTGCTATATGTGTACCAAGTCGCGGTGTCCTTGCTACCGGGCTATATGGCCATAATAGCGGTGTTAATGGTTTTGTGAAGATGAAGGATGGCTCATCAATTCCTTTATTGATGGAGCTTTTAAGAAATGATGGTTACTACTTAGGAATACTAGGTAAAGTAGGTCATTCGACTCCCAAGAGAGATTTTAAATGGGACTATGAAAAGGATCAGCATGAATTGGGCGATGGGCGCAGTCCTCAATTGTATTATGAGAGGATCAAGGAATTTTTAACATTAAGTAAGAATAGTGAAAAGCCATTTTACCTGATGGTAAACTCTCATGATCCTCACAGACCTTATCATGTTCCGACTGAGGAATTAAAGAATGGAGCAGAGAAACCATCTAGAATTTATTCACCTGATGAAATTCAGGTTCCAGGCTTTGTTACGGATCTCCCGCAAGTACGTACAGAGATAAGCTATTATTATAATTCTGTAAAAAGACTGGATGATACTTTTGGTAAGACTATTCAGGCACTT
Proteins encoded in this window:
- a CDS encoding sulfatase family protein; its protein translation is MIKKVILFNVFIFRVLLASAVPGMLISGADSTLGESSEKKAKLNVLLITADDLDRNSLGCYGSSVKDISPNIDKFAERALRFNHAFVNAAICVPSRGVLATGLYGHNSGVNGFVKMKDGSSIPLLMELLRNDGYYLGILGKVGHSTPKRDFKWDYEKDQHELGDGRSPQLYYERIKEFLTLSKNSEKPFYLMVNSHDPHRPYHVPTEELKNGAEKPSRIYSPDEIQVPGFVTDLPQVRTEISYYYNSVKRLDDTFGKTIQALEESGLAENTLILFVSDNGIAIPFAKANTYHASNRTPFIISWPGVTKKGSVNSKDFISTIDYLPTVLEAVNIPQSQKTEGRSLVPLLKGTSQLGRDKVYTQIDYKNGGGPTPMRAIQTKQYSYIFNAWADGERVYANNNEGLTMKAMEAAAGTNAAAAERVNTFRIRVPEEFYDLEKDPNCLKNLVNDPKVQKDLEVYRKDLEGWMTKTNDPLISVYLKRSSKDKMVAEFYKVYPEAQAFDVSKPNYSGKKGKGKVKEDE